One part of the Chryseobacterium mulctrae genome encodes these proteins:
- the bcp gene encoding thioredoxin-dependent thiol peroxidase has product MLKVGDQLPQFEGINQDGETINSEKLLGKKLVIFFYPQASTPTCTVEACNLSDNYSQLEQAGFQLLGISGDTVKKQKNFHSKFAFPYDLIADENRDIIEKFGVWKEKKTFGKTYMGIVRTTFIFDEKGICTRVIEKVTSKTAAAQILE; this is encoded by the coding sequence ATGCTGAAAGTTGGAGACCAATTACCACAATTTGAAGGAATAAATCAGGACGGAGAAACAATTAATTCTGAAAAGTTACTCGGAAAAAAATTAGTTATTTTCTTTTATCCGCAAGCAAGTACTCCTACATGTACGGTAGAAGCGTGTAATTTGAGCGATAATTATTCGCAATTGGAACAAGCAGGATTTCAGCTTTTAGGAATCAGTGGAGATACCGTGAAAAAGCAGAAAAATTTCCACAGCAAATTTGCTTTCCCTTATGATCTGATTGCTGATGAAAACCGTGATATTATTGAGAAATTCGGGGTTTGGAAAGAAAAAAAAACTTTTGGTAAAACTTACATGGGAATTGTGAGAACTACTTTTATTTTCGATGAAAAAGGAATTTGCACGAGGGTTATTGAAAAGGTGACTTCTAAAACAGCAGCTGCACAGATTTTGGAATAA
- a CDS encoding GNAT family N-acetyltransferase — protein sequence MSQKNNLPKKENNFYETERLLIRPVSVDDADIIFQLYNMPNFIKFIGNKNINSLSDAENYIKSKFLPQIEKRGFGNYILVLKEGNQKIGSVGIFEREGLDVADIGFSVLEKFEGKGLMFEAAQKVKSVGMEDFGLNKISAITSKDNFSSQKLIERLGLKFQKYVTLPNEDEELIYYETE from the coding sequence ATGAGCCAAAAAAACAACCTGCCAAAAAAAGAAAATAATTTCTACGAAACAGAAAGGCTTTTAATTCGACCTGTTTCTGTAGATGATGCTGATATTATTTTTCAGCTTTATAATATGCCCAATTTTATAAAGTTTATTGGAAATAAGAACATCAATTCTCTCTCTGATGCCGAGAATTATATTAAATCTAAGTTTTTACCGCAAATTGAAAAACGAGGATTCGGAAATTATATTCTTGTTTTAAAAGAAGGAAATCAGAAAATCGGAAGTGTGGGAATCTTCGAAAGAGAAGGTTTAGATGTTGCAGATATCGGATTTTCTGTCCTTGAAAAATTTGAAGGCAAAGGTTTAATGTTTGAAGCCGCTCAGAAAGTAAAATCTGTCGGGATGGAAGATTTTGGTTTAAACAAAATTTCTGCAATCACTTCAAAAGACAATTTTTCTTCTCAAAAATTAATCGAAAGATTAGGTTTAAAATTCCAAAAATATGTAACGCTTCCCAATGAAGATGAAGAGTTGATATATTACGAAACAGAATAA